The following are encoded in a window of Gossypium raimondii isolate GPD5lz chromosome 13, ASM2569854v1, whole genome shotgun sequence genomic DNA:
- the LOC105782017 gene encoding protein SHI RELATED SEQUENCE 3 translates to MNELRRMMMLRQGSTRCEDCGNKAKKECGFTRCRTCCRSKGYQCQTHIKSTWVPAYRRIRQNPQISRNPTRLRQNPSSGLEVGKFPAEVISPATFQCVRVSSVEDADDEYAYRTSVNIEGRVFKGILYDQGPHHSLGESSSRDQTHLQQQQPNQIIAADPLTMATTTTSATVETLLPFAYASPFNAFMSPSTQFFLHQPKP, encoded by the exons atgaatgaattaagGAGGATGATGATGTTGAGGCAAGGCAGCACAAGGTGTGAAGACTGTGGCAACAAAGCCAAGAAAGAATGTGGGTTCACGAGGTGCCGGACTTGTTGTAGGAGCAAAGGGTATCAGTGCCAAACTCATATCAAAAGCACTTGGGTTCCTGCCTATAGAAGGATTAGACAAAACCCACAGATCTCTCGTAACCCTACAAGGCTTAGACAAAATCCTTCTTCAG GGTTAGAAGTGGGGAAATTTCCGGCGGAAGTGATTTCTCCGGCGACATTCCAGTGTGTTCGAGTGAGCTCCGTGGAAGATGCAGATGATGAATATGCTTATAGGACAAGTGTGAACATTGAAGGACGTGTGTTCAAGGGTATTCTCTATGATCAAGGCCCTCACCACTCATTAGGCGAAAGCTCCTCTCGAGATCAGACACATTTGCAGCAACAGCAGCCGAATCAAATCATTGCTGCCGACCCTCTAACAATGGCTACCACAACTACTTCGGCTACTGTAGAAACTCTTCTTCCCTTCGCGTATGCATCTCCCTTTAATGCTTTCATGTCACCTAGTACGCAGTTTTTCCTCCACCAACCAAAGCCTTAG
- the LOC105782683 gene encoding B-box zinc finger protein 21 isoform X1, whose translation MKIWCDVCDKEEATVFCSADEAALCQGCDVGVHHANKLATKHSRFSLLHPSINEFPLCDICQERRAFLFCQEDRAMFCRECDLSIHRANENTQKHNRFLLTGVKLSPSLSLNPASSSSETKSSSSHSSKRSRFTLPNNQNFTSPPPMDKPLASTSTTYRLQDNASISTSNNISEYLMEKLPGWNVDDFPDPSSGGDANGFCKTFKQGNGDYLGNNMAPFSSSEEIWAFEVFVCGYFFPSLFRLISLNLPNLLFRF comes from the exons ATGAAGATTTGGTGTGATGTGTGCGATAAAGAAGAAGCCACAGTGTTTTGCAGTGCGGATGAAGCTGCTCTTTGTCAAGGGTGTGATGTTGGAGTTCACCATGCCAACAAGCTTGCTACCAAACACTCTCGTTTCTCTCTCCTTCACCCTTCTATCAATGAATTCCCACTTTGTGATATTTGTCAG GAGAGGCGCGCGTTCCTATTTTGTCAAGAAGATAGAGCAATGTTTTGCAGAGAATGCGACCTTTCGATTCACAGAGCCAATGAAAACACCCAGAAACATAACAGGTTTCTTCTCACCGGCGTTAAGCTCTCTCCTTCCCTTTCGTTGAACCCAGCTTCATCGTCCTCTGAAACCAAAAGCTCTTCATCCCACTCTTCCAAGAGGTCCCGTTTTACACTTCCTAATAACCAAAACTTCACTTCTCCTCCTCCAATGGACAAACCATTGGCTTCCACTTCAACCACTTACAGGCTCCAAGATAATGCTTCCATTTCGACGAGCAATAATATATCGGAGTACTTGATGGAAAAGTTACCAGGTTGGAATGTGGATGATTTTCCCGACCCTTCATCTGGTGGTGATGCTAATGGTTTCTGTAAG ACTTTTAAGCAAGGAAACGGAGATTATTTGGGGAATAATATGGCTCCATTTTCATCATCCGAAGAAATCTGGGCATTTGAAGTTTTTGTTTGCGGATATTTTTTTCCATCTCTCTTTCGGTTAATTTCACTAAACCTCCCTAACTTattgtttagattttaa
- the LOC105783654 gene encoding DNA replication licensing factor MCM4 has protein sequence MASGSSPSNFNNGPSSPDDSFSSPIANTSSPAHRRRRGRRQASTPSSAAGTPPPNPSRFANSASTPTPARSTRRGRRPGPAKSTSPAVAATPSSTDDFSMPSSEGGEDMEEATPTFVWGTNISVQDVKNAIQMFIKHFRDPQELSNDIYGEGKYTRLIHRVLEVEGEWIDVDAHDVFNYDSDLYNKMMRYPLEVLAIFDIVLMDIVSVINPLFDKHVQVRIHNLKSSTSMRNLNPSDIEKMVSLKGMVIRCSSIIPEIREAVFRCIVCGYHSEPVVVDRGRISEPTSCLKQECLAKNSMALVHNRCRFADKQIVRLQETPDEIPEGGTPHTVSLLMHDKLVDAGKPGDRVEVTGIYRAMSVRVGPTQRTVKSLFKTYIDCLHIKKTDKSRMTAEDPMEVDKGSQRVDDDVQFDEDKVEELKELSKQPDIYERLTRSLAPNIWELDDVKKGLLCQLFGGNALKLLSGASFRGDINILLVGDPGTSKSQLLQYIHKLAPRGIYTSGRGSSAVGLTAYVAKDPETGETVLESGALVLSDRGICCIDEFDKMSDNARSMLHEVMEQQTVSIAKAGIIASLNARTSVLACANPSGSRYNPRLSVIDNIHLPPTLLSRFDLIYLILDKADEQTDRRLAKHIVSLHFEDTEIAEHDVIDLATLTAYVSYARKNIHPKLSDEAAEELTRGYVEMRKRGNFPGSSKKVITATPRQIESLIRLSEALARIRFSETVEMRDVTEAFRLLEVAMQQSATDHSTGTIDMDLITTGVSASERMRRESVLSATRNVIMDKLQLGGPSMRLLELLDEMKKQNSGSEIHLHDLRTAVATLASEGFVVLHGDSVKRM, from the exons ATGGCTTCCGGTTCTTCTCCCTCTAATTTCAATAATG GTCCTTCCTCTCCTGATGATTCCTTCTCCAGCCCCATCGCTAACACCTCTTCCCCAGCTCATCGTCGCCGGCGTGGCCGCCGTCAAGCCTCCACTCCTTCATCCGCTGCCGGAACTCCACCTCCAAACCCTTCTCGTTTCGCCAACTCGGCATCTACCCCAACCCCAGCTCGTTCCACCAGGCGTGGTCGTCGCCCAGGCCCAGCCAAGTCCACATCTCCCGCCGTCGCTGCCACTCCTTCCTCCACCGACGATTTCTCGATGCCCTCTTCCGAGGGGGGCGAGGATATGGAGGAGGCGACCCCTACCTTCGTTTGGGGTACCAATATTAGCGTCCAAGACGTGAAAAATGCAATCCAGATGTTCATCAAGCATTTCAGGGATCCCCAAGAATTAAGCAATGATATCTACGGGGAAGGAAAGTATACGAGGTTGATACATAGAGTTCTTGAAGTAGAAGGAGAGTGGATTGACGTTGATGCTCatgatgtttttaattatgACTCTGATCTGTATAACAAAATGATGAGGTATCCCCTTGAGGTTTTAGCGATTTTTGACATCGTTTTGATGGACATTGTTAGTGTGATTAATCCTTTGTTTGATAAACACGTTCAAGTTCGGATTCATAATCTGAAGAGCTCTACTTCCATGAGAAATCTCAACCCATCTG ATATTGAGAAGATGGTGTCACTAAAGGGGATGGTTATTCGTTGTAGTTCGATAATTCCTGAGATTAGGGAAGCAGTGTTTAGGTGTATTGTTTGTGGGTACCATTCTGAGCCTGTTGTTGTGGATAGAG GTCGAATTAGTGAGCCTACTTCCTGCTTGAAGCAAGAGTGTCTTGCCAAGAACTCGATGGCATTGGTTCATAATAGATGCAG GTTTGCTGATAAGCAGATTGTGAGGCTCCAGGAGACACCAGATGAGATTCCAGAAGGAGGGACACCACACACAGTGAGCTTGTTGATGCATGATAAGCTGGTGGATGCTGGAAAACCTGGGGACAGGGTTGAG GTCACTGGCATTTACAGGGCTATGAGTGTCAGAGTTGGGCCTACACAAAGAACTGTGAAATCACTGTTCAAG ACATACATAGATTGCCTTCACATAAAAAAAACTGATAAGTCAAGAATGACGGCTGAGGACCCTATGGAAGTTGATAAGGGGTCACAAAGGGTTGATGATGATGTCCAGTTTGATGAAGACAAG GTGGAAGAGTTAAAAGAGTTATCCAAACAACCAGATATATATGAAAGATTAACAAGGTCATTGGCACCCAACATTTGGGAGCTGGATGATGTTAAGAAAGGTCTTCTTTGCCAG CTTTTTGGCGGGAATGCTTTGAAATTGCTATCTGGTGCTAGCTTCCGTGGTGACATCAATATCCTTCTGGTTGGTGATCCTGGAACCAGCAAGTCCCAGCTTCTCCAATACATACACAAGCTTGCTCCACGTGGCATTTATACCAGTGGAAGGGGGAGCTCTGCTGTTGGATTGACTGCTTATGTTGCTAAGGACCCTGAAACCGGAGAAACT GTTTTGGAGAGTGGAGCCCTTGTTCTGAGTGACAGAGGCAtctgttgtattgatgaatttgataaaatgtcTGATAATGCAAGGAGCATGCTGCATGAG GTCATGGAACAACAGACTGTTTCAATAGCAAAAGCTGGTATAATTGCATCTCTTAATGCAAGGACTTCAGTCTTGGCCTGTGCAAATCCTAGTGGTTCGCGCTATAATCCGCGTCTGTCTGTGATTGACAACATACACCTGCCTCCAACCTTGCTGTCCAG ATTTGATTTAATCTACTTGATTCTCGACAAGGCTGACGAGCAGACAGATAGGCGTTTAGCTAAGCATATTGTTTCTTTACATTTTGAGGACACAGAG ATTGCTGAGCATGATGTCATAGATCTTGCTACATTAACAGCATATGTGAGCTATGCTCGCAAGAATATTCACCCAAAATTATCTGATGAAGCTGCTGAAGAGCTAACCCGAGGATATGTTGAAATGAGGAAAAGAGGAAATTTCCCAGGCAGCAGTAAAAAG GTCATCACAGCAACACCAAGGCAAATTGAAAGTCTGATACGCCTTAGTGAAGCCTTGGCTCGTATTCGATTCTCAGAAACA GTTGAAATGCGAGATGTAACTGAGGCATTCCGGCTTTTGGAAGTTGCTATGCAGCAATCAGCAACTGATCACTCCACAG GAACTATTGATATGGATCTTATCACCACTGGAGTTTCTGCAAGTGAAAGGATGAGGAGGGAGAGTGTGTTATCAGCAACACGCAACGTAATAATGGATAAGCTACAACTTGGGGGACCATCAATGCGATTGCTAGAG TTACTAGATGAAATGAAGAAGCAAAACTCTGGCAGTGAAATTCACCTTCATGAT CTAAGAACTGCAGTTGCAACTCTAGCCAGTGAGGGATTTGTTGTTCTTCATGGTGACAGCGTGAAGAGAATGTGA
- the LOC105782683 gene encoding B-box zinc finger protein 21 isoform X2 produces the protein MKIWCDVCDKEEATVFCSADEAALCQGCDVGVHHANKLATKHSRFSLLHPSINEFPLCDICQERRAFLFCQEDRAMFCRECDLSIHRANENTQKHNRFLLTGVKLSPSLSLNPASSSSETKSSSSHSSKRSRFTLPNNQNFTSPPPMDKPLASTSTTYRLQDNASISTSNNISEYLMEKLPGWNVDDFPDPSSGGDANGFYF, from the exons ATGAAGATTTGGTGTGATGTGTGCGATAAAGAAGAAGCCACAGTGTTTTGCAGTGCGGATGAAGCTGCTCTTTGTCAAGGGTGTGATGTTGGAGTTCACCATGCCAACAAGCTTGCTACCAAACACTCTCGTTTCTCTCTCCTTCACCCTTCTATCAATGAATTCCCACTTTGTGATATTTGTCAG GAGAGGCGCGCGTTCCTATTTTGTCAAGAAGATAGAGCAATGTTTTGCAGAGAATGCGACCTTTCGATTCACAGAGCCAATGAAAACACCCAGAAACATAACAGGTTTCTTCTCACCGGCGTTAAGCTCTCTCCTTCCCTTTCGTTGAACCCAGCTTCATCGTCCTCTGAAACCAAAAGCTCTTCATCCCACTCTTCCAAGAGGTCCCGTTTTACACTTCCTAATAACCAAAACTTCACTTCTCCTCCTCCAATGGACAAACCATTGGCTTCCACTTCAACCACTTACAGGCTCCAAGATAATGCTTCCATTTCGACGAGCAATAATATATCGGAGTACTTGATGGAAAAGTTACCAGGTTGGAATGTGGATGATTTTCCCGACCCTTCATCTGGTGGTGATGCTAATGGTTTCT ACTTTTAA